The Rhodothermales bacterium genome includes a region encoding these proteins:
- a CDS encoding HlyC/CorC family transporter → MTLLVFYVLLALGVSFLCSIMEAVLLSVTPSFVARMQAERGVVGRKLADLKRNIDRPLAAILSLNTIAHTVGAAGAGAQAAIVFGNTYVGIASAILTFLILVVSEIIPKTLGTLYWRQLAASVVRILVPTIWLMWPLVKMAEGLTWILARGRAKVIIRREEFQALADVGVREGVLHERESHILQSLLRFGDLTARDIITPRTVVFALPADSTVADVMEEYREIRFSRIPVYGEDKDRVLGFVLKNDILLHAARDQGHVALNSFMHPITAVPHSIPLQDLFEQLIEDRAHVAIVVDEYGGLSGLVTLEDAVETLLGLEIIDEVDTVDDMQRYAREKWQTRAKKMGITIPGRTEDGESK, encoded by the coding sequence ATGACGCTTCTCGTTTTCTACGTTCTTTTGGCGCTTGGCGTCTCTTTCCTGTGCTCGATCATGGAGGCCGTGCTGCTGAGCGTGACGCCCTCGTTTGTGGCCCGGATGCAGGCTGAGCGGGGAGTCGTCGGGCGTAAGTTGGCCGACCTCAAGAGGAACATCGATCGTCCGCTGGCCGCGATCCTGAGTCTGAACACCATCGCACATACTGTCGGTGCGGCGGGCGCCGGTGCACAGGCGGCGATCGTTTTCGGCAACACGTATGTGGGGATTGCGTCCGCGATCCTGACGTTCCTGATCCTCGTCGTTTCCGAGATCATTCCGAAGACACTCGGGACGCTGTACTGGCGGCAGCTGGCCGCAAGCGTCGTCCGCATTCTGGTCCCGACGATCTGGCTTATGTGGCCGCTGGTGAAAATGGCGGAGGGACTGACGTGGATTCTGGCCCGCGGGCGTGCGAAGGTGATTATACGCCGGGAGGAGTTTCAGGCCCTCGCCGACGTTGGAGTCAGAGAAGGAGTTCTTCACGAGCGGGAGTCGCACATTCTACAGAGCTTGCTGAGGTTTGGCGATCTGACTGCCCGCGACATCATAACTCCGCGGACCGTGGTGTTCGCCTTGCCGGCCGACAGCACGGTTGCAGACGTCATGGAGGAATACCGGGAGATCCGATTCTCCCGCATACCCGTGTACGGTGAGGACAAGGATCGTGTGTTGGGTTTCGTGCTAAAGAACGACATCTTGCTTCACGCTGCGCGTGATCAGGGCCACGTCGCTCTGAATTCGTTCATGCATCCTATTACGGCGGTACCACATTCGATTCCTCTGCAGGATTTGTTCGAGCAACTGATTGAGGATCGAGCGCATGTGGCCATCGTCGTCGACGAGTATGGGGGCCTCTCAGGCCTCGTGACACTTGAGGACGCCGTGGAGACCCTCCTCGGACTGGAGATTATCGACGAGGTCGACACGGTAGATGACATGCAGCGCTACGCACGCGAAAAGTGGCAAACGCGAGCGAAGAAAATGGGGATCACAATACCCGGCCGTACTGAAGACGGCGAGTCCAAGTGA
- a CDS encoding RNA-binding protein: MNLIVEHVDVWAARITDDVGALSAALTSLSKVGANLDFVIGRRSPDRPGEGVVFVTPLRGDSEVSAAGMLGFNITASIDTIRVEGDDDRGAAAAVAEMIAKAGINVRGFSAAVIGGRFIAFVSFDNRDDADKAIHMLQN, encoded by the coding sequence ATGAATCTTATTGTAGAGCATGTCGACGTCTGGGCCGCACGAATCACCGACGACGTCGGAGCACTTTCCGCGGCACTCACATCGCTTAGCAAGGTGGGTGCGAATCTCGATTTCGTGATTGGCAGGCGTTCGCCGGATCGTCCGGGAGAAGGTGTGGTTTTCGTAACACCCCTTCGCGGAGATTCGGAGGTGTCGGCCGCCGGCATGCTTGGATTCAACATCACGGCCAGCATCGATACGATTCGCGTTGAAGGCGATGATGACCGCGGTGCCGCAGCGGCGGTCGCGGAAATGATTGCCAAGGCAGGCATCAATGTTCGTGGATTCTCGGCCGCCGTTATCGGTGGGCGATTCATCGCCTTCGTCAGTTTCGACAACAGGGATGACGCGGACAAGGCGATTCATATGCTGCAGAATTAG
- a CDS encoding S8 family serine peptidase, with protein MRTRATLATLAAAAFLLSGSLLSGCSDASLLGSEDKVVEDGSTSKMRQAHLFKFLSRAKVLERYDELAVSNDFVLGMTKVLERYRVLERYEGMDGVTIKHDYTRSFDGFSAHVEGDVPAFLDFVETDPDIEWIEPDIRIGHRDADPLLKKGKPNQQLPWGVWYVGGGWSWTVSGDGTGEVDADIYILDTGVAHRDMNLVETIDFTGEGTQSRDPVGHGTHVAATAAAADNDFGVVGVAPGARIHNLRVLDASGEAELSTAIAAMEYLTDLKANNPAMPMIANISFGADIGTTVYNALDQAVASAIAQGVVVVVAAGNDAIDASTVTPAHVAEAITVGAFESSPGSFAWFSNFGSVVDILAPGVDIMSASTESGKSAPPAYMSGTSTAAPHVSGAAALLLAQDPTMTPAQVRDAIVAKAEARNLTIYGAPASTTNLSLWVAEDSWNNGGGGGDDTTTDTKPSKGKGGRSK; from the coding sequence ATGCGTACTCGAGCGACTCTCGCGACCCTCGCCGCCGCCGCTTTTCTGCTTTCTGGCTCCCTTCTTTCCGGTTGTTCCGACGCGTCTTTGCTCGGAAGCGAGGATAAGGTGGTCGAAGACGGTTCCACTTCCAAGATGCGTCAGGCGCATCTATTCAAATTTCTCTCGCGTGCCAAAGTCCTTGAGCGCTATGACGAGCTGGCTGTCTCCAACGACTTCGTGCTCGGAATGACTAAGGTCCTTGAGCGCTACCGAGTGCTCGAGCGCTACGAGGGCATGGACGGCGTCACCATCAAGCACGATTACACGCGCTCCTTTGACGGGTTCTCGGCTCACGTCGAGGGCGATGTGCCTGCGTTTCTGGATTTCGTCGAAACCGACCCGGACATCGAGTGGATCGAGCCCGACATCCGAATTGGACACCGGGACGCAGACCCGCTCTTGAAGAAAGGAAAGCCGAACCAGCAGCTTCCCTGGGGAGTCTGGTACGTGGGCGGAGGTTGGAGCTGGACCGTCTCGGGCGATGGCACGGGTGAGGTGGATGCCGACATTTACATCCTGGATACGGGCGTGGCACACCGCGACATGAACCTTGTGGAGACGATTGACTTCACTGGTGAGGGAACACAGTCCCGGGACCCCGTTGGCCACGGTACCCACGTTGCGGCGACTGCTGCAGCCGCTGACAACGATTTCGGCGTGGTTGGCGTGGCGCCGGGTGCGAGAATTCACAACCTGCGGGTCCTTGATGCAAGCGGAGAGGCAGAGCTTTCAACGGCTATCGCGGCGATGGAGTACCTGACCGACCTGAAGGCAAACAATCCTGCGATGCCGATGATCGCCAACATCAGCTTCGGAGCGGACATCGGAACGACCGTTTATAATGCCCTCGACCAGGCCGTGGCGTCAGCGATCGCGCAGGGCGTGGTAGTCGTCGTGGCAGCCGGCAACGATGCCATCGATGCATCGACCGTTACACCGGCGCACGTCGCGGAAGCAATTACCGTCGGCGCCTTTGAGAGCAGCCCGGGTTCCTTTGCGTGGTTCTCGAATTTCGGATCGGTCGTGGACATCCTGGCACCGGGTGTGGACATCATGTCGGCGAGCACCGAGTCCGGTAAGTCTGCACCACCAGCCTACATGAGCGGCACCTCGACGGCGGCACCTCACGTGTCCGGCGCGGCAGCCCTGCTGCTGGCTCAGGACCCCACGATGACGCCGGCCCAGGTCCGGGACGCAATCGTGGCCAAGGCCGAGGCACGCAACCTCACCATCTACGGCGCTCCCGCAAGCACGACCAACTTGAGCCTGTGGGTCGCGGAGGATAGCTGGAACAATGGCGGTGGCGGTGGCGACGACACCACCACGGACACGAAACCCAGCAAGGGAAAAGGCGGACGGTCCAAGTGA
- a CDS encoding T9SS type A sorting domain-containing protein has product MSTATTVRAIIILIALTTFVDTTLAQTPITITSSFYSAKAGERETELEYEADDDGGLPTATVPCGTAMLGASGANQTWDFTTCVFSSGPLTTITDYGTNVAGDVPMGNDPAFATGNFYARGYDTTPASEASSWSVLRLTASSVTQLGVVGVEEAAPDYDTTLAVNNPVSTALSLPITYLASWSDTTAFTIGSTTFAIAEDNLVDGWGTLVTPAGSIDALRLQNERRSYTVVGGMTVFSDVQYNYEFFSNGLLSAFIYHDDAGTADGAGYIVTSTMTLPVELATFDAVRSGSRAHLKWRTLSETNNSGFGIEHAVDQRPFREIGFVDGAGTVDNERNYTYSLDLFETGVHRFRLKQIDLDGSFTYSPIVELSYETPERFGLLQAYPNPFNPTATITYELTEAGEITLDVFDAIGQRVTRLANGGRSAGRHDIEFDATGLPGGLYLYRLVAGHQSETRTMVLLK; this is encoded by the coding sequence ATGAGTACTGCTACGACCGTCCGCGCCATTATCATCCTCATCGCCCTCACCACCTTTGTCGACACGACGCTTGCTCAGACACCGATCACGATCACAAGCAGCTTCTACAGCGCGAAGGCGGGAGAGCGCGAGACCGAGTTGGAGTACGAAGCGGATGATGATGGTGGACTTCCCACAGCGACCGTCCCCTGCGGAACGGCAATGCTGGGCGCCTCGGGAGCCAATCAGACGTGGGACTTCACGACGTGCGTCTTCTCCTCGGGACCTCTCACCACGATAACGGACTACGGCACGAACGTGGCGGGCGACGTACCCATGGGAAACGATCCGGCCTTCGCCACGGGGAATTTCTACGCCCGCGGCTATGACACGACCCCTGCGAGTGAGGCTTCGTCCTGGAGTGTCTTGCGGTTGACGGCCTCATCGGTAACACAGCTTGGAGTGGTCGGAGTCGAGGAGGCTGCGCCCGATTACGACACAACCCTCGCCGTCAACAACCCCGTCTCAACAGCACTCTCCTTGCCCATTACGTACCTGGCTTCGTGGAGCGACACCACCGCGTTTACCATTGGCAGCACAACCTTCGCGATCGCGGAGGATAATCTCGTCGACGGATGGGGCACGCTTGTGACACCTGCAGGCAGCATCGATGCCCTGCGCCTGCAGAACGAGCGTCGAAGCTATACGGTCGTAGGAGGCATGACCGTTTTCTCGGACGTACAGTACAACTACGAGTTTTTTTCGAACGGCTTGCTCTCTGCCTTTATCTACCACGACGACGCCGGTACGGCCGACGGAGCCGGCTACATTGTGACTTCCACGATGACCCTTCCCGTAGAACTCGCCACATTCGATGCTGTACGTAGCGGAAGTCGAGCTCACTTGAAGTGGCGAACATTGTCCGAGACGAATAACAGCGGCTTTGGCATTGAGCACGCCGTCGACCAGAGACCATTCCGCGAAATCGGATTCGTCGACGGGGCCGGAACCGTCGACAACGAACGGAACTACACCTACTCGCTGGATCTCTTCGAGACGGGCGTCCATCGATTCCGTCTGAAGCAGATCGATCTCGACGGCTCATTCACGTACTCGCCAATCGTGGAGCTGAGCTACGAAACTCCCGAACGCTTCGGACTGCTGCAGGCATATCCGAATCCATTCAATCCGACTGCGACGATCACGTACGAACTCACCGAGGCCGGCGAAATAACGCTCGACGTATTCGACGCGATCGGTCAGCGCGTCACGCGGCTGGCGAACGGCGGGCGGAGCGCCGGACGTCATGACATCGAGTTCGATGCGACGGGACTCCCCGGTGGATTGTACCTGTACAGACTTGTCGCAGGACACCAGTCTGAAACCCGAACCATGGTCCTCCTGAAGTAG
- a CDS encoding aldo/keto reductase translates to MSAIPTNTFGRTDLVVSRIGFGAWAIGGPAMAGDIAIGWGDIDDAVSVRAIETALDRGIDFLDTADFYGLGHSEELIGQTIGNRAGVTIATKVGHRLNSDGSISLDYSKKHILAACDKSLRRLRRDHIDLYQLHSARVAHLKQGECIEAMEQLVAEGKIRYWGLSLSTYDPEPEGAFLMERGLGHSFQLVLSVINQRAVDLMRRAAAAGYGIIARMPLQFGLLAGRFNSDSRFGPNDHRSFRLTPRVLEQATLDLEPFFELARVRAVSPASIALAFVLSQPEVSTVIPGMRSPEQAAQNAEGPFGLTESEKATLGQLYDDRLKDLLGLMERQEKG, encoded by the coding sequence ATGTCAGCCATACCGACCAATACTTTCGGACGCACCGACCTCGTCGTGAGCCGCATCGGCTTCGGAGCATGGGCCATCGGCGGACCGGCCATGGCCGGCGACATCGCCATTGGCTGGGGAGATATCGATGATGCCGTTTCCGTTCGAGCAATTGAAACGGCTCTCGACCGGGGAATCGATTTCCTCGACACGGCGGATTTTTATGGCCTCGGCCACTCCGAGGAGTTGATCGGGCAGACCATTGGAAACAGAGCTGGCGTCACGATCGCCACGAAGGTCGGCCATCGATTGAATAGTGACGGCTCGATATCGCTGGATTATTCGAAGAAGCATATCCTGGCTGCATGCGACAAGAGCCTCAGGCGGCTGCGCCGCGACCACATCGACCTGTACCAGTTGCATTCCGCGCGTGTCGCGCACCTGAAGCAGGGCGAATGCATCGAAGCCATGGAGCAACTGGTCGCCGAGGGAAAGATTCGCTACTGGGGCTTGTCGCTGAGTACGTACGATCCGGAGCCCGAGGGCGCCTTTCTCATGGAACGCGGGCTCGGTCACAGTTTCCAACTCGTCCTGAGTGTGATCAATCAGCGGGCCGTCGACTTGATGAGGCGTGCGGCAGCTGCGGGATACGGGATCATTGCCAGGATGCCACTGCAGTTCGGGCTCCTGGCCGGGAGGTTCAACTCCGATTCAAGATTCGGCCCGAATGACCACCGCAGCTTCCGGTTGACGCCGCGTGTATTGGAACAGGCCACCCTCGATCTGGAGCCGTTCTTTGAGCTGGCCAGAGTGCGCGCGGTTTCACCCGCGTCAATCGCGCTGGCTTTCGTGCTTAGTCAGCCGGAGGTGTCTACGGTGATACCAGGAATGCGGAGTCCCGAGCAGGCCGCACAGAACGCTGAGGGCCCGTTTGGGCTCACGGAGTCGGAGAAAGCGACCCTGGGGCAGTTGTACGACGACCGGCTGAAGGACCTGCTGGGCCTGATGGAACGACAGGAAAAGGGCTAG